One Aegilops tauschii subsp. strangulata cultivar AL8/78 chromosome 2, Aet v6.0, whole genome shotgun sequence genomic window, GTTTGGAGCTTCTGGAGCATCAAGCAGCACATCACCAGTGAATCTGCCAACAGAGAATGAGCAGATGGTCAATGAGATGCTTCATGAGGATGGTGGTGCCATTGCTGGCAATTCTAATGATGCTCGTACCATTGAGAAGGATTTCCAAGACAAAGTGAGGGAAACAATGGAGAAAGCTTTCTGGGATGTGGTTACCGACTCGATGAGAGGAGACAAACCTGACTACAGCCAACTGATCAACCTGGTAAAGGAAGTGAGGGATTCGTTGCACGACTTGGCTCCCAAGGAATGGAAGGAGGAAATCTATGAGAACATTGACCTCGAAATTCTATCCCAGGTAAGATCCGAGTGTTTTGCATATATAAGTTTGTCATCGTGttccttattttttttcttattcatgtAACATTGACATAATTTTGTTCCTGTACAAATGAAGGTACTCGAGTCAGGCTCCCAGGACACCCAATATCTGGGGCAGATTTTGCAGTACTCTCTGGATATGGTCAGAAAGCTGTCTGCTGCGGCAAAGGATGATGAGATGAAGGCAAGTCATGACAAATTATTGAGTGAGTTGGCTGCAAGTTCTGAAGATACTGATAATGGAGTCAGCTCGTTCGTCATTGCTGtcatcaagggcctgcggttcactCTGGAAGAAATAAAGGTGTGTCGAGTGTGTTAATACATTAAACTTGTCCTATAATTAACTGCAGTGGAATTCTAACATTTTTCCGTTATATACAGCAACTGCAAGTAGAAGTGAGCAAGGCATATGTTCAGCTGATGCAACCGACGATAAAAGGCTCTGCTGGAGTGGAGTACCTGCAGAAGGCTTTCGGCGATCGCTATGGACCTCCTGCCAATGCGTCAGCTTCTCTCCCTGTAACTCTGCAGTGGATTTCAGCATCAAAGAGCATCGTGGACGGAGAATGGAGCGAACATCTGGGCTCTCTTTCAGTTCTTCCAGCAGCAAATCATGTAAGTTTCTAACAACATCAGCAGCATAGCGGCATTCTATTTGTTATCTGGTTCCTGACACTAGTTTAATCCTTTGTGGCAGGCTCAGCCCCTTGTTACAGTGCTCCGAGCTGGCCATGGAGCTCCAACAGCTGCTGTAGCTTCAGCAGGTAGTTCAGGTTTACCTGAATGCAAGGGAGAAAAGATTGACAAGCTTGTGAGGGTTGGCCTGTTGCAGCTTATTAGTGGTATGGAGGGATTACAATTGCAGTCAGCTCCTGAGAGCTTCCATCTCAACTTCCTGAGATTGAGGGCCGTGCAGGGCCAATTTCAAGAAGTGATTGTGATGGCTACGAGGTAAACTACTATCTTATACTCATGTTATTTTAGTCTAGTCTGCAGGATTAAAACTTGAATCTGTGCTAACTGAACTTACTGTTTGTGCAGCATGCTCGTCCTGCGTCAAGTCCTGATGAGTGAGAATTCTAAGATCACTCCTCCGGAGCTGGAGACTGTCATCTCAGAACTCTTCGGCGCTCTGGTGAAGCTGCTGGACAACTCCCCGGAGGCAGGCACTGAAGAGATCGTGGAGGCGATGATGAGCGCGTCGGCCTCAGCCGGCTCTTTGTCGGACGCCAAGATTCAGGCAAGGAGGCAGATAATAACCCGGGTGCTCCTGAAGAGCCTCCAAGCGGACGACGTCGTCTTCAAGAAGGTCTCCCGGGCGGTCCACTGCGCCTTCCGCGGGGTCCTCCTTGGCGGCAGCGGTGCCAAGGGCCAGAAGCTGGCGGATGCAGCCCTACGCCGCGTTGGCGCGGGGAAGCTCGCCGACCGGGTGGTTAAGGCGGCTGAAGTGCTCATCAGGGTGGCCACGGTCTCGGAGAAGGTCCACGGCCCGTGGTACAAAGCGCTCGCCTGAATGTGAATATAGCTTTACTTTGGTTGGTTCTGTGAATACACACGTTGGGTCGGGTGTAAATTCTTGTCCCGCTGGATGAGGTGGGAATAAGTCATTGTACAGAAATTAATTAGTAGTTCAGGATGTTAAGAATTCTTGGTGTAGGGCAATATATGGATGTCCCAGCTCCAGAGTTTAGTCAGTCAGGGCCCGGAGATGCTCAATGGCACCTGGGTTACGCCAATGATGGTGCAGTCACTGTAATAGAACTCAATAATGTTAGTAATTGTCTATGATGCAAATATATCTCGTTTGTTTGAGCAGTCGCATCATATGGATTTATCTGTTAAAGGCTCAAAacatctactccctctgttccgaaATGTATGTCGTTTAACGATTTTGCATACAAAATTTCCTAGGCTACCAAATTTCCTGAGTTTCCCATTCTACCCCTGCCGACCGACACATTCCCCTGTCTCGCGCCCGACGCCGCCCAGCACTCGTTCCCCATCACTCGTCTCTCTCTCGCGCCCGACGCCGTCCTCTCCCCGTCGATGTGCCCTCTCGCCGGCATCTTGCTCCGCACCATCGCCTAGCTCACCGCTCCCAACGCGCCACCCTCTCAAACTTCGGCAATGCACTGCTGGGCGAGGAGTAGATGCAGAAAGCTGCCATTTTTATGCGCCGGCAACGCGCTACTgggcgaggaggaggcgcgcgctGGCGCTAGATCTGAGTGCGTTGGCGCTCGATCTGCTTTGTGGAGAGGCATGAAGGAGGCGCTGAAGCGGAGCCggagcggcgccggcgcgggCGTGAAGACGGCGGCAGTAGGAGCTGGAGCCCGAGCAGGTGGAGGTGGAGCCGCATCTGGACCATGTACTGCATCAAGGTCTGACCCCGTCTCCTCTTTGATGGAACagattcttcttcttcttcttccctttgaaCAAGACCTTTGAACTTGATAACCGGCCGGCCGGAGTAGATTGGTTGAATTTGGGTGTGTGGTAACTGCAGCTTGTTTTCCTCTCACCATGGGGCTGGGTAAACTGCATTTATTAGTTAAACTTCCCTAATTTGTTTTCCTCTTTGATTTGGCCAGATGGATGGAGTAGAGAGCCTAGAGTAGGAAAGAGCCTTGGACAGGAGCCATGGACAGCGCATGACAGAGCCATGGACAGTGCAGCATCACAAACTTCATTCCTGTAGAACCTGATGCAGCGCAGCATCACAACCTTGATGGTAAACTTTGTGTACACATCTTGGTAAACTTTGTTGTGTTGTGCCAAGAGTAGATTCCTGTACTGTTCTTTCTTGTAGTGGAGCTAATTTTGTGTCTTCGTTAATATTCTCATGAACTTCTGTAGCTTCTGTTACCTAGTCTTGGTCATGAATCTGCAGCTTCACCTAGTTACCTTGTGCTGCAATTTTTGTTATAAAGTGCTAAACTGGTATTGAGCTCAAGTAGCTATGCTCGTACACTGAACCCTGAACATTACACTATGTTTATGGATACTGAACTGGACTGAACCAGAGTGCTCTTTTCCTCAAAAACTTTATTCAAAAGCATCCAAATTTCTGTGAGTTGATATACTGTGATTTCTGTGAGTATTTACAATTAGTAAAAAGGTAGTGACATGTGAAATCGAGCCAAAAACAAAATACGTTCAATTTTTTCGTCAAAATTCCTCAAAAAATTGATTGAATTTATCTCAAATCCAGAAAACAAAACTTAAGAACCCTGGGCTGAAATCAGGTTATATCACGAATGGCATTAGTGTTTCTAATCATATCTCTAACCTGAATATGGCTCTTATTGCTTAAACCGAAGCTGCAGTTGTTCGACCATTAGGAAAAGAGATCAATTACTTGTTGGTTCTCGCCTCTTTATCCACCACAAATTTCTGTCCTGCAGAAAGGACTTCCCTATGCTGCAAAATAAACAACATGAGATCAATCTTTCATACTGACAGTGAGAAACAACAAATCATTGGATTGATCAAACTTGTCCTGGatcaaaaaaaaaatcattgaAACTTATTCTCATGAAGCTTCTGTAGCTTCTTTTAAAAGTTCTCGTCTGTAGCTTCTGTTAACTTGTCTACTGAAACTCCTTGCATGGTAAAGGAAGGGGGCCAGGACATGAAGGGAAAAGCTCCTGCCCATATCGATTCAAGAGGAGAGGAGGGCCATGGAGGGAGAAGCCTGCTGCTGCAATACGTACCTTGTCGTCCTCATGGTATTCTCCAACTTCTCATGAAGTTTGTGTAGCCTTCTGTTACTCATGAAGCTTCTGTAGCCTCTGTTACACATGAAGCTTCTGTAGCTTCACTAGCTTATGAATCGTCTTTAGCTTCTGTAGATTAACAAAGAAGTTTCTCATGAATTCATCACTATGAATCTTCTCATGAAGCTTCTATTACTCCAACTTTTGTAGCTTGTTGAACTTCTGTAGCTTCAGCTTCAGAGTAGCTTGTTAATCTTGCAGTTCCCTTGCTAGTCATGAATGTTCATTGCTTTGGCGAGGGAAATTCTGTAGCTTAGTCGTGGTGCAGCTTCTGTAGTTTTATTAAACTTCAGAAAAATTGTCTTAGGTCTGCATGTGCTTCTTCAGAAAATTGAAAATTTAGTGTGTGTACCTTCTGTACTTATGCAAGTGCAACTTCTGTTACTCCAACTTCTCAAGAGAGGAGTAGTTTTTTTAGGAATTGTCTTAGTCAAGAATGTGCAGGTTTTGTATCTGAAAATATTTAGTGATTCACTAAAGTTTTGTCTGAAATGAAGTTGTAAATCTGGAGTCAAAATTTGTCAAAATTAATTGAAGTTTTGTCAAAATTTGAAGCATATTTTCTGACCTCTGGTAAGTTTCAGTAATATTCAGTGTACTGTAATTGTTGGACATTACAGTAATTTCAGTTGTTGTTAACTGTTGTAGCATTAGGAGTACTGTAAATTGAGTGCAAGCATTAGGAGTGCTTGCATTAAGAGTATCTTCTagtttcctctctctctctctctccaaatTTTTGGTAGTGATATCCTGTAGAGATTTAGTGATCTCCTGTAGCTTCTGTAGCTTCTTCAGACTTGATTCACTAAATTCACTAAAGCATGGAGTAATTTCAGTAAAATCACGATAGGCCATACAAGTAAAATAGTGTGGAATTTTCCTTAAATTAAAATTAAAATCGTGTGGACTCGATGTTTAGTTTTAATTAAAATTAGGAGTAGGAATAGTTCTTggagtaggagtaggagtagtTCTTGGAATatgagtaggagtaggagtagtTCTTGGTTAATTAAaccttttcatttaattaaaactaaactaaactactcttctcctctcctctcttctctttcttctgtcttctctttctcttttgccCTCTTACAATAGTGCAACAATATGAGACCTAAATCAAATAAAACCAAATGAAACTTTCACTAATGGAGTACTCCTCTTTCTCTCTTCTgttctcttctttcttcttggAGTGCTTGATTATCTTCCAGTTccctctcttctcttctcttctctctctctctctctctctctctctcttccaaTGCCCTCTCCACTTatctcttaattaaacaaaaatGATCACACAAATGATGCACTCCACACAAAATTAAATGAAACTTTTCAAACAAAAATGATCATATATATGGAGTAAAATCCAGTCCATAGAAGCCTTTTGCAAACAGATGGAGTCATTTCACATGGGGTTTTCCGAAAATGATCATACAAATGATGCACTCCACACAAGTCTCTTCTCAAGGAGTTGCATATACTCCACACAAGCCTCATCTCTAGGGTTTACATATACTCCACACAAACAAGTAGTTACACATACTCCACACAAATAATCACAAGCAAGTCAAGCATCTCAACAAGCAACTCCTCAAGCATCTCAACAAGCATCTTGATAAGCATCTCAACAAGCAACTCCTCAAGCATCTCGACAAGCAACTCCTCAAGCATCTCGACAAGCATCTCAATAGGCAACTCCTCAAGCATCTCGACAAGCATCTCGACAAGCAACTCCTCAAGCATCTCAACAAGCAAATCCTCAAGCATCTCAACAAGCAACTCCTCAAGCATCTTAACTAGCATCTCCACAGGCAACTACTCAAGCATCTCAACTAGCATCTCAACAAGCAACTCCTCAAGCATCTCAACAAGCAACTCTCTCCATTATCCCAAGATTGTGTAGGGCATTTACATATACCTCTCGAGGGCATGTAAGTCTTGGAGGCAGCATCCCAAGGTTCTCTAGCCTTTCCTTGTTCGCACGGGGTATTTTATACCCATTGGCCCCTGCATGGTTCAAGATTTCAACCATGCAAGCTTGTAGAGATAGGAAAACTCTGTTCAACTTGTAAACCTCATAGTTTTCAAATTCATCTAGCACACCCTTGATAAGATCCTGAAGCGTTCTAGGGCTTAGACAATCTGTTAGAGATTGCAACGAGTTGAAGAACCCAAGGTCAAGTCCATTCAGATCAGGGCTATTGGCAGGTTGTTGAATTAGTCTGATATCGAGTCCCGTTCTTTCCACAGCTGCTACAAATTCTGGGTCGTTAGGCAAGATATGAGGCTTAGCGTTGTCTTGCTGTATATAGATGGTTTGCCCAACATCATTCTCAGGCCAAGATGCTTGTATTGCTGGCAGTAGGTTCTCTATCATGAACTCTCTCATTACTTGCCTGTTGACTTTTATGGACTTTGTCTCCAATGTTCCTCTGGGCCTGTTGTCGCTTCTCCTCTGAGCCGGAACTTCTTTCACAAACGGCCAAATTCCAATTTTTCCAGAGAAGGTCACATTTCCTTCGTTATCCCACCTCGGCCTAGCAACAGCTGTCAAGAACATAACCTTTCCAATACAACTGCCGTTTTGCAGAGTTCTCGTAGGCTCTTCCTCCCCATACAGCAGATAATAATTCCTTTTTTTCTTGGTCATATAAAACCATTTCTCATCAATATGAATAATGTTGTGCATGGTCTTGAATTTTGGCCTTCCAGATTGTGTTGTTGTCTCATCAAGCATTGACAAGCAAAATTTCATTCTATCCTTCTTGTTCTTTTCATTCAGAGTTGGCTTCAAATAGTTTGTATGCCTCTTTATCAACTTCAGCATGAACTTCTGGTGGAGTGTCGTAGGGCTGCACCCGAGTTGCCAGGCAAGTGACCTAATAGTAGACCTCCTGTTCAGTGGGATGGTAGGGATTTGCTCTAGATTAATGTCTTTCGGCTTTCTTCCACAATTTCCTTTCCTCTGACTTGAAACATCTACGTCCAGACCTTCAGCAATTTGCTCCATCGCTTTCTTCCAAATTCTTTGTATATTCCAAACACCCACTCCAAAGAAATCAGCAATATTTTTCTTGTCATCTCTCTTAAACTTTCCCCCTCTACTCATGCACAATGTATGCATTGCAACATAAGCGGCATATCTTTGCTTGTCATCTAGGATATCCCTTTTCTGAACTGCTTGCTCAACACCTGCACAAAGAAAATATATGATCAAATGGAGTACAACAATGCATTTACACAAGTCATTTGAGTCATTTACTCTCTACTCATGATCATTTGAGTCATTTACCTGCATGTTGAACAATTGCATCTCCTACATCTTCGTCCATTTCATCTCTCACATCTTCGTCCatttcatcttcatcttcagcagGTGGGGTGTACTTGAGGTCTGGGAGATCCATGTTCTCCGGGCAACTGAAAAGAACTTTCAAGGTAAGAGGTTGAACTTTCAAGATGCACACCAGTACATTTTGGAAATGAAAATGATCAATTGGAGCAGTACAACATTATTGCATACTTTGTTTGCACTATTCTCTTGCTTGCACTGCTTGTTTAACGTTAAATGATCAAATGGAAATGAAAATGATCTTGGAGTAGTTTAGTGTAGGACTTGGAGTAGTACATGAAACTTTTCCTCAAACTGAAATTAACTGAAACTTTATGACTGTCAAAATATCCAGCAGGTTCTAGTAGAGGTTCATCAATAGCAAGTGTAACTATTGTACTAGCAACTGTAGCAAGTGTGGAGTATTGATCCTTTCCAAATTAACAATCCAATTTCAGTATCAATGATATTCACTGCAATAAGTTGACAGTACTGCTGCATTTAATTTCCATTTGACTTATGCAAACTGAATTTGACAATATTGCTGCATTAGTACATTCAGATTCTGTCAAATGATGTAATAAAATCAAGATGTTTGGTCAGGTATTATTACAGTAATAAAATCTCTTATCAATGATGTAAAAATACTCAAATCTCTCCCAGCCAAAAGATGTTTTGTCGGGTCTTATGACAGTACTACTCCAGTCATGAACCTGTTTTTGTTGTGTGTGTGTTCTTAGAAAAACAATTTACTCCAGTCTGTTTTCAGTAGCTGTCTCATGACCCTTTAATGAGAAAAAGAACATGTGTAATCCAGATGACAGCATTTTCAGTCTATGATTTTTATTTAAAGTAAATCAACATATCAACTGATGGCAGAGGTTCTTTCAGAATTTATTCTGTCTTTAAATTATTCTGTCTAAATTATTTTGCTCTATTCTTCCCCGTGAATTTAgcttctttttttccttttaccTCCATGCATTGTTTACTTGATTATTCATTCAGTAAATACTCCATACTTTTACCTCCATTCATTCATCATAGAGTATGTTGAGTCATACTCCACCAGATTGTGACTTGTGACCTTGAACGTTTTTTTCCACCAGATTGTTTTAAAGAAGGGCTATTGGAAAAAGATGTGTGAGAGTATTAGTGACTCATGTGTGGGCATGCCGCACCTTTCAGGTAGCAGGTTGGTCTCTCAACATTTCTCCATTCAAGTCATTTCCCCTAGTGTTTTTTCAAAGCACTACTGCAGATTGCATACTAAGAATGACCGGAGTATTTTATTTACATCAAATAATGTCAAACAGTTTAGATTGTTCAGTCATACCATAGTGTTTAAAAGTTTGGACATTCTGAAGATTCAAATAAAAATAGACATGTGCACACTTTACTTGATCATGTCGAGTTACAGGTGAAAGAGACCCTCTTATGGGAATAATGAAGTACATAAATGATAGTGAGTTCAAAGTAAGGCTGGGGTAAAATTTTCGGAGGCCATGCTCTATGTTTTACCACTACCCTTCCTGATATTCATGCTCCTGATATTCATACTCCTATTCCTACTCAATTTTACCTGAAATGAGAGTAGCAATTATTTCTGCCCGTTAATTCATACTCCTACTGATTTGCAGTACTGATGAAACTAAGTCCAAACCTGTGCTAAATTGACAGTACATGTTCAATTTTTGTATTGACAGTACAAGTCCAAACTTGTATTGACAGTACATGTTATACTCAGTGTTCAATATCACTGTTCAGTTTCAGTGTTAAATTTCAGTATTACTCCAAGATTGTACTGCATGCAATTATTCAAATTATTTAAGACAGATGATTGCAGCAATTTTATGATCATCAAATTGTTTACTCAGATGCAGAGGGAGTAATGGGCGAGGAGATGAACCTAGGCGAGCAAAATTGAGAACTCTAGCTAAAGCAGCTCCTGCCCAGCGGCGAGGACTTCAGCGGCAGCAACACCTGTGCATGGGGAGGAACAGCCCCTGGGCGCGCGCAGGCAGCAGCTCGCCTCCACCAGCGGGCGACAGCAGAGCACCAGCTCGCCTCCACCAGCGGCCGGCAGCAGAGCAGCAGCTCGTCTCCACCAGCGGGCGGTAGCAGAGCACCACCTGGGTGCGCGCGGGCCAGGAGGAGCCCCTGGCCTGGGAGAGGAGGAGCGCGGGGGTGGAGATGGAGGTGGAGGGCGGgggtggaggtggaggtggagggcGGGTGGCGGAGCcgcggaggcggaggtggagcgCCGGGGCGGAGGCAGAGGTGGAAGACGCTGAGGAAGAAGACTGACTGATTCAAAGTTTGAACTGGGGGCATAAATGTCCATTTGCCCATTTTCACCTGGTTGGAACATATTCCCCAGCGACATacattttggaacagagggagtagctctttGCTTCAGAACAAACCTCAAGGATGGAGAAAAAGCCCTGACCAAATTCATCAGACGCAAAGTAATCAAGAATTCAGGAGTAAACTCCCAGGGTTTCTTGTCTGGGCAATTTGCCACAGAGTGACCCTGACCATAGCCATCACACTTCAAAGGAGTGGATAACGATGCCAGGATAACACTATTTTTGTGTGCATCACTACCCAACAATGTCTCTGCTTCATTGCGCTCTCTGATTTTGGGAGACATCTTCTTTGGGGGCAATGCAGGTATAGAACGACGGTCACCACCAAGCGAGGACTTGCTTGCAGTGTGCTTGCACCACAGGAAACGGTGTGTATGCCGACGGCCAAAGCCGTCGGCAAAGGCCCCAAAACTGTCAGCATACAGCCGTCCTCTTTGATACCCTCAGTAAAGCCCGGATGGCCGTTGGCGTACAAAAGCCATAGGCATAGAAACATATGCCGACGGTTTTCTCGAGCCATCGGCAAAAAAAGTAGACGACACAGCCGTCAAACACCGTCCAGACACGTGCCGGTTTGCCGTCGGCATAGCTATGCCACGGGTCGCCGCCTTGGGTCCTCTTGGTGGTCACCTATGCCGACGGCAAGGCCAGATGGCAGAAGATTCCAACTTCAATATaacaaataaataattcaaaGTGAATTAGAAATGGATAATACAAAGTAATTATACAAGACTTACAGTATGTTATGAAACCATACGCTTTATTAATAATTATATAAGGTACGAAGTTCTCAAATATTTACATTATATTAAATgaataaaaagaaaaaactaaactaaaacctGGACTACACCTATTCTAAGCTCTTTTCTATCTTCTTTTTCATCACCTCCATGTCCTGGAGATCAACCTCCTATGGATACACAAGCACATGTGCACCCACTTACACTTGATATATTCCTGTACTAGATACACAAGCACATCGCAACACTTGGGTTAGTAAAAAGTAGCTAATTATACATGTACAACAAAAGGAACTAAACTACAGGAAGCGCATAAGTGAACAGGAGAAACCATTATAGTGTATGCAATTACAAATACTGAACTATATAGATAACATGACTATATCATATATCATACCAAAGAACAGTAACACTTGTATGTATAACACGTGAGAACCACAACTAAATGAGCAGAACATTCCTTCAGTGTTACTATCGTCGGTGAAGCATGTCACACTTGGAAGCGGGGTATTCGCTATTTGAACCTCCCACCACACTTGTATACATATATTAGGACACACAATGCAAGTTTTGGTAGGATTCGGACCCTCCGAAGACCACACAGTGGCCTAACCCTGACCCATTTGACCGACAAGTCTAGCCCCTCTAAGTGTCGAACCTCCATCAGTGGCAACTCGTGTGTAAAAATATTATTTTTGAAATCCTTGAAACTTTCTGATGCAAATATATATAAAATTTGCCTCATTTGGCCAAGGAATAAAAAATATACAAAAAAGTCAAAACAAGAGGGGGTTTATGCAAATTTGAAGCAAACATGATTTTAGTttgttcaaatttgaaaacatagTATACCAATAGAATCCTTTCATGATTTTGATCAAAAAACCCATATACAATCTGTCAAAATCAATGCAAGTATGAATTACTTGTGATTTTGATAAAGTATAAGGACCTATTTGAAAAAGTACATGAAGTTGCATTTTTAACTTACTCAAAAATAGAAACAAAGTGGATATTCATAATCTATGAAAAATTCTACCCCAAATTGATATATAATTTGTATATGGTAAGTTTAGATAAGTCAGATTTGAATTAATAAAATTCAATTTTTaaaaaagatttttcaaaaacaCAAAAGTATTTAAAGTTAAAAATAATAGAGAAAAAACTTTGCCGATGGCCGTCGTCGGCAAATATATATATAATGGGTCTCTGTCAGCCAAAAGGCATATATGCCGACGACCCCTATTTTCCCGACGGTTGCCCTCATCATAGAAAAATATATGTCGACGGCTGCCCTCGACATAGCACCAACTTTGCCGACAGTTTTCCATCGGTCGTCCGCGTAGCTCTGACGGCCCCGGTAAAAATTCGCGGCATACCTTTTGCCGTCGGCAACTAGGGTAATTCCTGTAGTGTTGGGATCGACATGAATCTTGGAAAAGACAATATCAGCATCGACGGgcgataacccacaagtataggggatcatttgtaACCTTTTTTGATAAGTAAAAGTGTCAAACCTAACGAGGAGTTAAAGATAGAATTAATATtcccttcaagttctatcgaccacctaTACAACTGTACTCACACCAacatttgctttacctagaacaagaataaatctactagtactttgtaggtgtagtGGGATAAattttgcaagataataaagaatgTGAAAATGAAAGTTAGGTGCTGTTTTAATAAAAGAACAATTAAGTTAGTATAGctagtgtggaaaagtggtggtaagATTTGCGAGTTTGTCCTAGGCAATTGATAACAAGATcgataatcactattgcaattttatatgagggagaggcatgagctaacataatTTTTGTACATGTATCATATGGatttatgattggaactctagcaagcatccgcaactactaaagattatTAAGGTAAAATCCAACCATATCATTAAGTGTCAAGtgctctttactcccatacgaaacaacccccttacttgggtttaaccttctgtcacttcgcaacccactataagcgaatcatgaacgtattgcaacaccctacagtgggaatcTCCCACGTTTGCGGGAcacggaaggcaccataggacaacaccaaaataaaacatgcaactcaaaccaatcaagATCATCAATCTACCCATAGGACAAAAGAAATccactcaaacatcataggatggctaCACATGATTGAATAATAATATatagcataaagcaccatgttcaagcaTGGGGTACAACggttgtgggagagtggaccactgataatagatgagggaaggtgatcgaggtattgatgaagatgaagGAGTTGTTGGAGTAGATCGGCGTTACACGATGTTCCCCGGGCATTGTTCTGGCTCCACCAGGAGAGAGGGGgtgagagcccccctccttcttcttgcTTGGCCTTCGCTCAGATGTGAGGAGGGTTTCTCCTCTGGTCCTTGGGCGCCATGGCTCTCGGAGGGGaggagcccctccaagattggatctctctctctctctctctctctctctctctcccctattctgtgttcctgttttctggcctctcaccg contains:
- the LOC109785917 gene encoding uncharacterized protein; the encoded protein is MQRSITTLMEGGQDMKGKAPAHIDSRGEEGHGGRSLLLQYVPCRPHAGGVYLRSGRSMFSGQLKRTFKIVLKKGYWKKMCESISDSCVGMPHLSGSRCRGSNGRGDEPRRAKLRTLAKAAPAQRRGLQRQQHLCMGRNSPWARAGSSSPPPAGDSRAPARLHQRPAAEQQLVSTSGR